A single region of the Maylandia zebra isolate NMK-2024a linkage group LG17, Mzebra_GT3a, whole genome shotgun sequence genome encodes:
- the tulp3 gene encoding tubby-related protein 3 isoform X3, translating to MSYYSIRPSSSASFSSNTTASGVENDSSSLMQQKLEKQRALLEQKQRQKRQQHLMVQPNTEVRPRRSRARRGEEQAPLVESQLNVTNDVIIDGIDGPAAFLSSEPPDIGMKIQILSVSQSQSQSQPESQSQSQSPAAEEPERDGDTETLLEPKTDIHELLQKQGLCESMNFDEASEHEEDLEEERTRSRSSHTDSNRPASATSGKDIPDLVTPGSPTAENLLADVANLEEFVLRPAPRGVTVKCRITRDKKGMDRGLYPTYYMHMEKEDCKKVFLLAGRKRKKSKTSNYLISVDATDLSREGESFIGKLRSNLMGTKFTVYDNGTNPCKNPGALLEESNTRQELAAICYETNVLGFKGPRKMTVIIPGMNMNFERLPVRPQNEQESLLSRWQNHSLENLIELHNKAPVWNDDTQSYVLNFHGRVTQASVKNFQIVHDNDPDYIVMQFGRVAEDVFTLDYNYPMCALQAFAIGLSSFDSKLACE from the exons TGGTGTTGAAAATGACAGCAGCAGTCTTATGCAACAgaagctggaaaaacag AGGGCACTGCTGGAGCAGAAGCAGCGGCAAAAACGTCAGCAACATTTGATGGTCCAGCCCAACACAGAGGTTCGCCCCCGGCGTTCCAGGGCACGGCGTGGTGAAGAGCAAGCCCCACTAGTCGAATCTCAACTCAATGTCACCAATGATGTCATAATAGATG GTATTGATGGCCCAGCAGCCTTCCTGAGCTCAGAACCTCCTGATATAGGAATGAAAATTCAAATCCTGTCAGTGAGCCAGTCCCAGTCTCAGTCCCAGCCTGAGTCTCAGTCTCAGTCCCAGTCCCCTGCTGCTGAAGAGCCTGAGAGGGACGGAGACACTGAGACGCTGCTGGAGCCCAAGACAGATATCCACGAACTGCTGCAGAAGCAAG GTCTCTGCGAAAGCATGAACTTTGATGAAGCCAGTGAGCACGAGGAAGACTTGGAGGAAGAACGGACCCGTTCTCGGTCCTCTCACACAGACAGCAACAGGCCTGCCTCAGCTACTAGTGGCAAGGACATTCCT GATCTGGTTACCCCAGGATCACCCACAGCGGAAAACTTACTAGCCGATGTGGCGAATCTGGAGGAGTTTGTCTTACGCCCAGCACCACGTGGCGTCACAGTCAAATGCCGAATCACCCGTGACAAGAAGGGTATGGACCGCGGCCTCTACCCCACTTACTACATGCACATGGAGAAAGAGGATTGCAAGAAG GTGTTTCTGCTGGCaggaagaaagaggaagaagagtaaGACATCCAACTACCTTATTTCAGTGGATGCTACCGACCTGTcacgagagggagagagcttTATAGGTAAACTCAG ATCCAACCTCATGGGCACTAAATTCACAGTGTACGACAACGGGACCAATCCGTGTAAAAACCCCGGGGCTCTGCTGGAAGAAAGCAACACACGACAGGAACTGGCTGCCATCTGCTAT GAAACCAATGTGCTGGGATTCAAAGGACCACGCAAAATGACTGTAATCATCCCTGGCATGAACATGAACTTTGAGAGGCTCCCTGTAAGGCCCCAAAAT GAGCAGGAGAGTCTCCTGAGCAGGTGGCAAAACCATTCGCTTGAAAATCTGATCGAGCTGCACAACAAGGCACCCGTGTGGAACGATGACACCCAGTCTTATGTGCTAAATTTCCATGGCCGTGTGACTCAGGCATCAGTCAAAAACTTCCAGATAGTTCACGATAATGACC CCGACTACATTGTTATGCAGTTTGGTAGAGTTGCTGAAGACGTCTTCACTCTGGACTACAACTATCCCATGTGCGCTCTTCAGGCGTTTGCCATTGGCCTGTCGAGCTTCGACAGCAAGCTGGCCTGTGAATAG
- the LOC101467178 gene encoding protein mono-ADP-ribosyltransferase TIPARP isoform X1, producing the protein MKSNMAGISCTRATKRKLSGSAKAAEPASRSSKVTFLSPSLLLFEIPADADTSLPVWKAMRTEQADITWTVKPYGLSINITPPTSKKGKHSAASKSESSSSMVQTAGLSSSILQPQICIQPTTQQQSQSSSCVLLTFPQNTQSVSHPPSPIPVTSLIVSLPVIIAQAQHTSQPTAPANKGSISSTQTPSGTPTKQTTKTPSKVPVSFHTKGCSTIQICDDFLLGLCSAEEKCKMHHTPYPFHWQLWCVANRQWVDISPRSQVLLERMYCDVNKDAICLKNGNERYTLKFDSMKLDGSSVYDGVRRLSNTNSKIKNPHFASQSKIYWWNISWQEYNTSVSATLLKKMSEKESECFFSVGSQKYKVDFTTMIQTNVATGFQRGVRCRPAYRSLDSMKPYLQTGVLPDSAEPDSNPPEANFSVDPLDEFSSWYPPAWCWASEQDYSLVDVPTGTLAYKRVQEFFNESMPETKVDIISIQQVQNLFHWDKYQRQKLYMQKQRGKATGSLERHLFHGTTKEASEEICTSNFDPRVAGVNGVSHGHGTYFATAASHSHMFSAQFGPDEVCHMFLAKVLVGKVTVGRSHYRRPPKLTSRKKQHRLYDACVDNVNLPTMFVVFDSCQCYPYYLIKYKNLPKEIDI; encoded by the exons AT GAAGTCCAACATGGCTGGAATTTCATGCACAAGGGCAACAAAGAGAAAGTTGTCTGGTAGTgctaaagctgcagaacctgcaTCCAGGTCCTCCAAAGTCACCTTTCTGAGCccgtctctcctcctctttgaAATCCCTGCTGACGCCGACACCAGCCTCCCAGTGTGGAAGGCCATGAGAACCGAGCAAGCTGACATCACCTGGACCGTCAAGCCCTATGGCCTCAGCATTAATATAACACCTCCGACCTCTAAGAAAGGAAAGCATTCTGCTGCCAGCAAGAGTGAAAGCTCTTCCAGCATGGTGCAGACTGCAGGGCTGTCTTCTAGCATCCTGCAACCTCAGATCTGCATTCAGCCCACCACTCAGCAGCAATCGCAGAGCAGCTCCTGTGTGCTGCTTACCTTCCCCCAAAACACACAGTCTGTGTCACACCCCCCAAGTCCTATTCCAGTCACTTCACTTATTGTCTCCTTGCCGGTCATTATTGCCCAGGCCCAGCATACCAGTCAGCCTACTGCTCCTGCCAACAAAGGGTCCATATCTTCCACCCAAACGCCAAGTGGAACCCCTACCAAGCAAACCACCAAAACCCCATCTAAAGTGCCTGTCTCATTTCACACAAAAGGCTGCTCTACCATCCAAATCTGTGACGACTTCCTCCTTGGTTTGTGTTCTGCAGAGGAGAAGTGTAAGATGCACCACACTCCCTATCCCTTTCACTGGCAGCTGTGGTGTGTTGCCAACCGCCAGTGGGTGGACATTTCTCCTCGCTCTCAGGTCTTGCTGGAGAGGATGTACTGTGACGTCAATAAGGATGCCATTTGCCTCAAAAATGG GAATGAACGCTACACTTTGAAATTTGACTCAATGAAACTGGATGGCTCTTCCGTGTATGATGGAGTCAGGCGACTATCTAACACTAACAGTAAGATCAAGAACCCTCATTTTGCCAGCCAATCGAAAATCTACTGGTGGAACATCAGTTGGCAAGAGTACAACACG AGCGTGTCTGCCACATTGCTAAAAAAGATGAGCGAGAAGgagtcagagtgtttcttcaGTGTCGGCTCACAGAAGTACAAGGTGGACTTCACTACCATGATCCAGACCAACGTCGCCACAGGGTTCCAGAGAGGCGTTCGCTGCAGACCCGCCTACCGCTCTCTGGATTCTATGAAACCTTACTTGCA GACAGGAGTCCTGCCTGACTCAGCAGAACCTGACAGTAATCCTCCTGAGGCCAACTTTAGTGTAGATCCTCTGGACGAGTTCAGTTCCTGGTACCCTCCGGCGTGGTGTTGGGCTTCAGAGCAGGATTACAGTCTAGTGGATGTTCCTACAGGCACTCTGGCCTATAAACGGGTTCAAGAATTCTTCAATGAGAGCATGCCTGAGACAAAGGTGGACATCATCAGCATCCAGCAGGTCCAGAACCTATTCCACTGGGACAAGTACCAAAG GCAAAAGCTATACATGCAGAAGCAGCGTGGAAAGGCCACCGGGAGTTTAGAGCGACATCTCTTCCATGGGACCACCAAAGAGGCCTCAGAGGAGATCTGCACCAGCAACTTTGACCCTCGAGTGGCCGGGGTTAACGGAGTTTCCCACGGTCATGGCACATACTTTGCCACCGCTGCCTCCCACTCCCACATGTTCTCAGCCCAGTTCGGGCCAGATGAAGTTTGCCACATGTTCCTTGCCAAAGTCCTGGTGGGAAAGGTAACTGTGGGTAGGAGCCACTACCGCCGTCCACCTAAGCTCACCTCCAGGAAGAAGCAGCATCGTCTGTATGATGCCTGTGTTGACAACGTGAACCTTCCCaccatgtttgttgtttttgacaGCTGTCAGTGCTACCCCTACTACCTAATCAAATATAAAAACCTACCCAAAGAGATAGACATTTAA
- the tulp3 gene encoding tubby-related protein 3 isoform X1, whose product MSYYSIRNTGTSPTAHTVGFHTSFENSRPSSSASFSSNTTASGVENDSSSLMQQKLEKQRALLEQKQRQKRQQHLMVQPNTEVRPRRSRARRGEEQAPLVESQLNVTNDVIIDGIDGPAAFLSSEPPDIGMKIQILSVSQSQSQSQPESQSQSQSPAAEEPERDGDTETLLEPKTDIHELLQKQGLCESMNFDEASEHEEDLEEERTRSRSSHTDSNRPASATSGKDIPDLVTPGSPTAENLLADVANLEEFVLRPAPRGVTVKCRITRDKKGMDRGLYPTYYMHMEKEDCKKVFLLAGRKRKKSKTSNYLISVDATDLSREGESFIGKLRSNLMGTKFTVYDNGTNPCKNPGALLEESNTRQELAAICYETNVLGFKGPRKMTVIIPGMNMNFERLPVRPQNEQESLLSRWQNHSLENLIELHNKAPVWNDDTQSYVLNFHGRVTQASVKNFQIVHDNDPDYIVMQFGRVAEDVFTLDYNYPMCALQAFAIGLSSFDSKLACE is encoded by the exons TGGTGTTGAAAATGACAGCAGCAGTCTTATGCAACAgaagctggaaaaacag AGGGCACTGCTGGAGCAGAAGCAGCGGCAAAAACGTCAGCAACATTTGATGGTCCAGCCCAACACAGAGGTTCGCCCCCGGCGTTCCAGGGCACGGCGTGGTGAAGAGCAAGCCCCACTAGTCGAATCTCAACTCAATGTCACCAATGATGTCATAATAGATG GTATTGATGGCCCAGCAGCCTTCCTGAGCTCAGAACCTCCTGATATAGGAATGAAAATTCAAATCCTGTCAGTGAGCCAGTCCCAGTCTCAGTCCCAGCCTGAGTCTCAGTCTCAGTCCCAGTCCCCTGCTGCTGAAGAGCCTGAGAGGGACGGAGACACTGAGACGCTGCTGGAGCCCAAGACAGATATCCACGAACTGCTGCAGAAGCAAG GTCTCTGCGAAAGCATGAACTTTGATGAAGCCAGTGAGCACGAGGAAGACTTGGAGGAAGAACGGACCCGTTCTCGGTCCTCTCACACAGACAGCAACAGGCCTGCCTCAGCTACTAGTGGCAAGGACATTCCT GATCTGGTTACCCCAGGATCACCCACAGCGGAAAACTTACTAGCCGATGTGGCGAATCTGGAGGAGTTTGTCTTACGCCCAGCACCACGTGGCGTCACAGTCAAATGCCGAATCACCCGTGACAAGAAGGGTATGGACCGCGGCCTCTACCCCACTTACTACATGCACATGGAGAAAGAGGATTGCAAGAAG GTGTTTCTGCTGGCaggaagaaagaggaagaagagtaaGACATCCAACTACCTTATTTCAGTGGATGCTACCGACCTGTcacgagagggagagagcttTATAGGTAAACTCAG ATCCAACCTCATGGGCACTAAATTCACAGTGTACGACAACGGGACCAATCCGTGTAAAAACCCCGGGGCTCTGCTGGAAGAAAGCAACACACGACAGGAACTGGCTGCCATCTGCTAT GAAACCAATGTGCTGGGATTCAAAGGACCACGCAAAATGACTGTAATCATCCCTGGCATGAACATGAACTTTGAGAGGCTCCCTGTAAGGCCCCAAAAT GAGCAGGAGAGTCTCCTGAGCAGGTGGCAAAACCATTCGCTTGAAAATCTGATCGAGCTGCACAACAAGGCACCCGTGTGGAACGATGACACCCAGTCTTATGTGCTAAATTTCCATGGCCGTGTGACTCAGGCATCAGTCAAAAACTTCCAGATAGTTCACGATAATGACC CCGACTACATTGTTATGCAGTTTGGTAGAGTTGCTGAAGACGTCTTCACTCTGGACTACAACTATCCCATGTGCGCTCTTCAGGCGTTTGCCATTGGCCTGTCGAGCTTCGACAGCAAGCTGGCCTGTGAATAG
- the tulp3 gene encoding tubby-related protein 3 isoform X5 encodes MERRALLEQKQRQKRQQHLMVQPNTEVRPRRSRARRGEEQAPLVESQLNVTNDVIIDGIDGPAAFLSSEPPDIGMKIQILSVSQSQSQSQPESQSQSQSPAAEEPERDGDTETLLEPKTDIHELLQKQGLCESMNFDEASEHEEDLEEERTRSRSSHTDSNRPASATSGKDIPDLVTPGSPTAENLLADVANLEEFVLRPAPRGVTVKCRITRDKKGMDRGLYPTYYMHMEKEDCKKVFLLAGRKRKKSKTSNYLISVDATDLSREGESFIGKLRSNLMGTKFTVYDNGTNPCKNPGALLEESNTRQELAAICYETNVLGFKGPRKMTVIIPGMNMNFERLPVRPQNEQESLLSRWQNHSLENLIELHNKAPVWNDDTQSYVLNFHGRVTQASVKNFQIVHDNDPDYIVMQFGRVAEDVFTLDYNYPMCALQAFAIGLSSFDSKLACE; translated from the exons ATGGAACGG AGGGCACTGCTGGAGCAGAAGCAGCGGCAAAAACGTCAGCAACATTTGATGGTCCAGCCCAACACAGAGGTTCGCCCCCGGCGTTCCAGGGCACGGCGTGGTGAAGAGCAAGCCCCACTAGTCGAATCTCAACTCAATGTCACCAATGATGTCATAATAGATG GTATTGATGGCCCAGCAGCCTTCCTGAGCTCAGAACCTCCTGATATAGGAATGAAAATTCAAATCCTGTCAGTGAGCCAGTCCCAGTCTCAGTCCCAGCCTGAGTCTCAGTCTCAGTCCCAGTCCCCTGCTGCTGAAGAGCCTGAGAGGGACGGAGACACTGAGACGCTGCTGGAGCCCAAGACAGATATCCACGAACTGCTGCAGAAGCAAG GTCTCTGCGAAAGCATGAACTTTGATGAAGCCAGTGAGCACGAGGAAGACTTGGAGGAAGAACGGACCCGTTCTCGGTCCTCTCACACAGACAGCAACAGGCCTGCCTCAGCTACTAGTGGCAAGGACATTCCT GATCTGGTTACCCCAGGATCACCCACAGCGGAAAACTTACTAGCCGATGTGGCGAATCTGGAGGAGTTTGTCTTACGCCCAGCACCACGTGGCGTCACAGTCAAATGCCGAATCACCCGTGACAAGAAGGGTATGGACCGCGGCCTCTACCCCACTTACTACATGCACATGGAGAAAGAGGATTGCAAGAAG GTGTTTCTGCTGGCaggaagaaagaggaagaagagtaaGACATCCAACTACCTTATTTCAGTGGATGCTACCGACCTGTcacgagagggagagagcttTATAGGTAAACTCAG ATCCAACCTCATGGGCACTAAATTCACAGTGTACGACAACGGGACCAATCCGTGTAAAAACCCCGGGGCTCTGCTGGAAGAAAGCAACACACGACAGGAACTGGCTGCCATCTGCTAT GAAACCAATGTGCTGGGATTCAAAGGACCACGCAAAATGACTGTAATCATCCCTGGCATGAACATGAACTTTGAGAGGCTCCCTGTAAGGCCCCAAAAT GAGCAGGAGAGTCTCCTGAGCAGGTGGCAAAACCATTCGCTTGAAAATCTGATCGAGCTGCACAACAAGGCACCCGTGTGGAACGATGACACCCAGTCTTATGTGCTAAATTTCCATGGCCGTGTGACTCAGGCATCAGTCAAAAACTTCCAGATAGTTCACGATAATGACC CCGACTACATTGTTATGCAGTTTGGTAGAGTTGCTGAAGACGTCTTCACTCTGGACTACAACTATCCCATGTGCGCTCTTCAGGCGTTTGCCATTGGCCTGTCGAGCTTCGACAGCAAGCTGGCCTGTGAATAG
- the tulp3 gene encoding tubby-related protein 3 isoform X4 has protein sequence MHERALLEQKQRQKRQQHLMVQPNTEVRPRRSRARRGEEQAPLVESQLNVTNDVIIDGIDGPAAFLSSEPPDIGMKIQILSVSQSQSQSQPESQSQSQSPAAEEPERDGDTETLLEPKTDIHELLQKQGLCESMNFDEASEHEEDLEEERTRSRSSHTDSNRPASATSGKDIPDLVTPGSPTAENLLADVANLEEFVLRPAPRGVTVKCRITRDKKGMDRGLYPTYYMHMEKEDCKKVFLLAGRKRKKSKTSNYLISVDATDLSREGESFIGKLRSNLMGTKFTVYDNGTNPCKNPGALLEESNTRQELAAICYETNVLGFKGPRKMTVIIPGMNMNFERLPVRPQNEQESLLSRWQNHSLENLIELHNKAPVWNDDTQSYVLNFHGRVTQASVKNFQIVHDNDPDYIVMQFGRVAEDVFTLDYNYPMCALQAFAIGLSSFDSKLACE, from the exons ATGCATGAA AGGGCACTGCTGGAGCAGAAGCAGCGGCAAAAACGTCAGCAACATTTGATGGTCCAGCCCAACACAGAGGTTCGCCCCCGGCGTTCCAGGGCACGGCGTGGTGAAGAGCAAGCCCCACTAGTCGAATCTCAACTCAATGTCACCAATGATGTCATAATAGATG GTATTGATGGCCCAGCAGCCTTCCTGAGCTCAGAACCTCCTGATATAGGAATGAAAATTCAAATCCTGTCAGTGAGCCAGTCCCAGTCTCAGTCCCAGCCTGAGTCTCAGTCTCAGTCCCAGTCCCCTGCTGCTGAAGAGCCTGAGAGGGACGGAGACACTGAGACGCTGCTGGAGCCCAAGACAGATATCCACGAACTGCTGCAGAAGCAAG GTCTCTGCGAAAGCATGAACTTTGATGAAGCCAGTGAGCACGAGGAAGACTTGGAGGAAGAACGGACCCGTTCTCGGTCCTCTCACACAGACAGCAACAGGCCTGCCTCAGCTACTAGTGGCAAGGACATTCCT GATCTGGTTACCCCAGGATCACCCACAGCGGAAAACTTACTAGCCGATGTGGCGAATCTGGAGGAGTTTGTCTTACGCCCAGCACCACGTGGCGTCACAGTCAAATGCCGAATCACCCGTGACAAGAAGGGTATGGACCGCGGCCTCTACCCCACTTACTACATGCACATGGAGAAAGAGGATTGCAAGAAG GTGTTTCTGCTGGCaggaagaaagaggaagaagagtaaGACATCCAACTACCTTATTTCAGTGGATGCTACCGACCTGTcacgagagggagagagcttTATAGGTAAACTCAG ATCCAACCTCATGGGCACTAAATTCACAGTGTACGACAACGGGACCAATCCGTGTAAAAACCCCGGGGCTCTGCTGGAAGAAAGCAACACACGACAGGAACTGGCTGCCATCTGCTAT GAAACCAATGTGCTGGGATTCAAAGGACCACGCAAAATGACTGTAATCATCCCTGGCATGAACATGAACTTTGAGAGGCTCCCTGTAAGGCCCCAAAAT GAGCAGGAGAGTCTCCTGAGCAGGTGGCAAAACCATTCGCTTGAAAATCTGATCGAGCTGCACAACAAGGCACCCGTGTGGAACGATGACACCCAGTCTTATGTGCTAAATTTCCATGGCCGTGTGACTCAGGCATCAGTCAAAAACTTCCAGATAGTTCACGATAATGACC CCGACTACATTGTTATGCAGTTTGGTAGAGTTGCTGAAGACGTCTTCACTCTGGACTACAACTATCCCATGTGCGCTCTTCAGGCGTTTGCCATTGGCCTGTCGAGCTTCGACAGCAAGCTGGCCTGTGAATAG
- the LOC101467178 gene encoding protein mono-ADP-ribosyltransferase TIPARP isoform X2, which produces MAGISCTRATKRKLSGSAKAAEPASRSSKVTFLSPSLLLFEIPADADTSLPVWKAMRTEQADITWTVKPYGLSINITPPTSKKGKHSAASKSESSSSMVQTAGLSSSILQPQICIQPTTQQQSQSSSCVLLTFPQNTQSVSHPPSPIPVTSLIVSLPVIIAQAQHTSQPTAPANKGSISSTQTPSGTPTKQTTKTPSKVPVSFHTKGCSTIQICDDFLLGLCSAEEKCKMHHTPYPFHWQLWCVANRQWVDISPRSQVLLERMYCDVNKDAICLKNGNERYTLKFDSMKLDGSSVYDGVRRLSNTNSKIKNPHFASQSKIYWWNISWQEYNTSVSATLLKKMSEKESECFFSVGSQKYKVDFTTMIQTNVATGFQRGVRCRPAYRSLDSMKPYLQTGVLPDSAEPDSNPPEANFSVDPLDEFSSWYPPAWCWASEQDYSLVDVPTGTLAYKRVQEFFNESMPETKVDIISIQQVQNLFHWDKYQRQKLYMQKQRGKATGSLERHLFHGTTKEASEEICTSNFDPRVAGVNGVSHGHGTYFATAASHSHMFSAQFGPDEVCHMFLAKVLVGKVTVGRSHYRRPPKLTSRKKQHRLYDACVDNVNLPTMFVVFDSCQCYPYYLIKYKNLPKEIDI; this is translated from the exons ATGGCTGGAATTTCATGCACAAGGGCAACAAAGAGAAAGTTGTCTGGTAGTgctaaagctgcagaacctgcaTCCAGGTCCTCCAAAGTCACCTTTCTGAGCccgtctctcctcctctttgaAATCCCTGCTGACGCCGACACCAGCCTCCCAGTGTGGAAGGCCATGAGAACCGAGCAAGCTGACATCACCTGGACCGTCAAGCCCTATGGCCTCAGCATTAATATAACACCTCCGACCTCTAAGAAAGGAAAGCATTCTGCTGCCAGCAAGAGTGAAAGCTCTTCCAGCATGGTGCAGACTGCAGGGCTGTCTTCTAGCATCCTGCAACCTCAGATCTGCATTCAGCCCACCACTCAGCAGCAATCGCAGAGCAGCTCCTGTGTGCTGCTTACCTTCCCCCAAAACACACAGTCTGTGTCACACCCCCCAAGTCCTATTCCAGTCACTTCACTTATTGTCTCCTTGCCGGTCATTATTGCCCAGGCCCAGCATACCAGTCAGCCTACTGCTCCTGCCAACAAAGGGTCCATATCTTCCACCCAAACGCCAAGTGGAACCCCTACCAAGCAAACCACCAAAACCCCATCTAAAGTGCCTGTCTCATTTCACACAAAAGGCTGCTCTACCATCCAAATCTGTGACGACTTCCTCCTTGGTTTGTGTTCTGCAGAGGAGAAGTGTAAGATGCACCACACTCCCTATCCCTTTCACTGGCAGCTGTGGTGTGTTGCCAACCGCCAGTGGGTGGACATTTCTCCTCGCTCTCAGGTCTTGCTGGAGAGGATGTACTGTGACGTCAATAAGGATGCCATTTGCCTCAAAAATGG GAATGAACGCTACACTTTGAAATTTGACTCAATGAAACTGGATGGCTCTTCCGTGTATGATGGAGTCAGGCGACTATCTAACACTAACAGTAAGATCAAGAACCCTCATTTTGCCAGCCAATCGAAAATCTACTGGTGGAACATCAGTTGGCAAGAGTACAACACG AGCGTGTCTGCCACATTGCTAAAAAAGATGAGCGAGAAGgagtcagagtgtttcttcaGTGTCGGCTCACAGAAGTACAAGGTGGACTTCACTACCATGATCCAGACCAACGTCGCCACAGGGTTCCAGAGAGGCGTTCGCTGCAGACCCGCCTACCGCTCTCTGGATTCTATGAAACCTTACTTGCA GACAGGAGTCCTGCCTGACTCAGCAGAACCTGACAGTAATCCTCCTGAGGCCAACTTTAGTGTAGATCCTCTGGACGAGTTCAGTTCCTGGTACCCTCCGGCGTGGTGTTGGGCTTCAGAGCAGGATTACAGTCTAGTGGATGTTCCTACAGGCACTCTGGCCTATAAACGGGTTCAAGAATTCTTCAATGAGAGCATGCCTGAGACAAAGGTGGACATCATCAGCATCCAGCAGGTCCAGAACCTATTCCACTGGGACAAGTACCAAAG GCAAAAGCTATACATGCAGAAGCAGCGTGGAAAGGCCACCGGGAGTTTAGAGCGACATCTCTTCCATGGGACCACCAAAGAGGCCTCAGAGGAGATCTGCACCAGCAACTTTGACCCTCGAGTGGCCGGGGTTAACGGAGTTTCCCACGGTCATGGCACATACTTTGCCACCGCTGCCTCCCACTCCCACATGTTCTCAGCCCAGTTCGGGCCAGATGAAGTTTGCCACATGTTCCTTGCCAAAGTCCTGGTGGGAAAGGTAACTGTGGGTAGGAGCCACTACCGCCGTCCACCTAAGCTCACCTCCAGGAAGAAGCAGCATCGTCTGTATGATGCCTGTGTTGACAACGTGAACCTTCCCaccatgtttgttgtttttgacaGCTGTCAGTGCTACCCCTACTACCTAATCAAATATAAAAACCTACCCAAAGAGATAGACATTTAA
- the tulp3 gene encoding tubby-related protein 3 isoform X2 has protein sequence MDTVKTEGSQPAYSRWSYRPSSSASFSSNTTASGVENDSSSLMQQKLEKQRALLEQKQRQKRQQHLMVQPNTEVRPRRSRARRGEEQAPLVESQLNVTNDVIIDGIDGPAAFLSSEPPDIGMKIQILSVSQSQSQSQPESQSQSQSPAAEEPERDGDTETLLEPKTDIHELLQKQGLCESMNFDEASEHEEDLEEERTRSRSSHTDSNRPASATSGKDIPDLVTPGSPTAENLLADVANLEEFVLRPAPRGVTVKCRITRDKKGMDRGLYPTYYMHMEKEDCKKVFLLAGRKRKKSKTSNYLISVDATDLSREGESFIGKLRSNLMGTKFTVYDNGTNPCKNPGALLEESNTRQELAAICYETNVLGFKGPRKMTVIIPGMNMNFERLPVRPQNEQESLLSRWQNHSLENLIELHNKAPVWNDDTQSYVLNFHGRVTQASVKNFQIVHDNDPDYIVMQFGRVAEDVFTLDYNYPMCALQAFAIGLSSFDSKLACE, from the exons TGGTGTTGAAAATGACAGCAGCAGTCTTATGCAACAgaagctggaaaaacag AGGGCACTGCTGGAGCAGAAGCAGCGGCAAAAACGTCAGCAACATTTGATGGTCCAGCCCAACACAGAGGTTCGCCCCCGGCGTTCCAGGGCACGGCGTGGTGAAGAGCAAGCCCCACTAGTCGAATCTCAACTCAATGTCACCAATGATGTCATAATAGATG GTATTGATGGCCCAGCAGCCTTCCTGAGCTCAGAACCTCCTGATATAGGAATGAAAATTCAAATCCTGTCAGTGAGCCAGTCCCAGTCTCAGTCCCAGCCTGAGTCTCAGTCTCAGTCCCAGTCCCCTGCTGCTGAAGAGCCTGAGAGGGACGGAGACACTGAGACGCTGCTGGAGCCCAAGACAGATATCCACGAACTGCTGCAGAAGCAAG GTCTCTGCGAAAGCATGAACTTTGATGAAGCCAGTGAGCACGAGGAAGACTTGGAGGAAGAACGGACCCGTTCTCGGTCCTCTCACACAGACAGCAACAGGCCTGCCTCAGCTACTAGTGGCAAGGACATTCCT GATCTGGTTACCCCAGGATCACCCACAGCGGAAAACTTACTAGCCGATGTGGCGAATCTGGAGGAGTTTGTCTTACGCCCAGCACCACGTGGCGTCACAGTCAAATGCCGAATCACCCGTGACAAGAAGGGTATGGACCGCGGCCTCTACCCCACTTACTACATGCACATGGAGAAAGAGGATTGCAAGAAG GTGTTTCTGCTGGCaggaagaaagaggaagaagagtaaGACATCCAACTACCTTATTTCAGTGGATGCTACCGACCTGTcacgagagggagagagcttTATAGGTAAACTCAG ATCCAACCTCATGGGCACTAAATTCACAGTGTACGACAACGGGACCAATCCGTGTAAAAACCCCGGGGCTCTGCTGGAAGAAAGCAACACACGACAGGAACTGGCTGCCATCTGCTAT GAAACCAATGTGCTGGGATTCAAAGGACCACGCAAAATGACTGTAATCATCCCTGGCATGAACATGAACTTTGAGAGGCTCCCTGTAAGGCCCCAAAAT GAGCAGGAGAGTCTCCTGAGCAGGTGGCAAAACCATTCGCTTGAAAATCTGATCGAGCTGCACAACAAGGCACCCGTGTGGAACGATGACACCCAGTCTTATGTGCTAAATTTCCATGGCCGTGTGACTCAGGCATCAGTCAAAAACTTCCAGATAGTTCACGATAATGACC CCGACTACATTGTTATGCAGTTTGGTAGAGTTGCTGAAGACGTCTTCACTCTGGACTACAACTATCCCATGTGCGCTCTTCAGGCGTTTGCCATTGGCCTGTCGAGCTTCGACAGCAAGCTGGCCTGTGAATAG